A window of Desulfobulbus oralis genomic DNA:
GCCCCGTGCGCGGGCTTGCCCTCTCATGTCACGATGGAGGACGCCATGGCTTTGGTCAAACGGAAAGGCATTACCATCAGCCGCCAGCTTATGGACGAGCAGCGGATGTTTCCCGAGGCGACAGGCGCGCTGACCGCGTTGATGGCCGATCTGGTGGTTGCGGGCAAGATTATCAGCGCTGAGGTGAACATGGCGGGACTGGCCGATATCCTAGGGCAGTCCGGCCGCACCAACATCCAGGGCGAAGAGGTGCAGAAGCTGGATGTCTTTGCCAACAAGACCTTCAAACGCCGCATGGAACAGTGCGGCCATATCTGTGTGATGGCCTCGGAAGAGGAGGAAGACCCGGTGCCGGCCCTGCCGGGCTACGAGGGCAACTACACGATCGCCTTCGATCCCCTGGACGGTTCCTCGAATGTGGACGTGAACGTCAGCGTGGGCACCATTTTTTCCATCCATCGCCGCCTTTCCCCCCCGGGCGGGCCGGGTACCGAGGCCGATCTGCTGCAGCCGGGCTCCAGGCAGGTGGTGGCAGGCTATATTGTCTACGGCTCTTCCACCATGATCGTGTACACGAGCGGATCCGGCGTGCAT
This region includes:
- the fbp gene encoding class 1 fructose-bisphosphatase produces the protein MALVKRKGITISRQLMDEQRMFPEATGALTALMADLVVAGKIISAEVNMAGLADILGQSGRTNIQGEEVQKLDVFANKTFKRRMEQCGHICVMASEEEEDPVPALPGYEGNYTIAFDPLDGSSNVDVNVSVGTIFSIHRRLSPPGGPGTEADLLQPGSRQVVAGYIVYGSSTMIVYTSGSGVHGFTLDPSVGEFFLSHPNIQIPELARYYSVNEAYWPYWNDNIRDFVDYLRGSDKGHVPCSARYIGSLVSDFHRNLVKGGIYMYPRDTRSADKTAGKLRLLYEAAPLAMIVEQAGGSAVTDDGRRILDIVPERLHQRVPLIIGSKQDVAVALRFLKGERP